Part of the Desulfobulbaceae bacterium genome is shown below.
CTTGCCGACCTCACCAATTGCCATAGAGTGATCAGAGTCGTAGCCGATCTGGGTCGGCAGATCGAAGGCGATGGAGAGCCCGGTGGTGCCCTGATCAAGGAGGTAGCGAAACCGCCGATTTGATTCGGCGGCAGTGGAAGAACCGGCGTACTGGCGCATAGTCCACAACCGGCCCCGATACATGGTGGCCTGCACCCCCCTGGTAAAGGGGTAACGGCCAGGAAAACCGCACTCATCCAGATAACGCTGGTCAGGGTGATCGGGCAGGCCGAGCCGCACCACCTCCTCACCGCCGTGGTGGGTAAACGGGATTTGTCTTTCAGGAAAACGACCAAGACTTGCGGCCAATTCCTTCTCCTCCCAATCACGAATATTGGGGTCGTTGCTCATGGCGCCACCAGGTTGAAAGATGCGCATATCATCATGCGCACCGAATTATAATAATTAATCGTAACTGCTTAGGTTGTCGGTTTACGGTTGACAGTTGACGACGAGTGATCCTATCAAGCGCTGTGATGACACACTAATATCAAATATAATACGATGAATTATGGCTACCCAAGATTTGTTAACCGTAAACCGGCAACTGAACACCGCCAACCTAGGTAGCTACAATTAATCAATAAAACCCATACGCAGCAATAACTCTCGGGCTCGTTGCCTGGGGTCCCCGAAGGACAAATCCTCTCCGGCTTGCACTGCTTTGGCCAAACGGGGACGCAGGAGTTCAAGAGCCCAATCAACAACCTCTGTCTGCATGGCAGAGCGCCGCCTTTTTTCCTGTTCTCCACTCTGGCAGAGGCCTTGAGCCTTATGACCAATGGCCTCACCAAGTTCTGCTATCCCCTGATTTTCGGTAGCCGAGATAGCGATAACGACACTACTCCGGCGGCCCACACCGCGCGTCCGTGCCGCCATCTCAAGATCAAGAGCCAATGCTTCAGCCCCAGGAAGATCCATCTTATTGACCACCAGGATATCTGCCACTTCCAAGAGTCCGGCCTTCATCGCCTGGATATCGTCACCCAGACCTGGGGCCAGAACCAAGAGGGTAAGGTCTGCCAAGCTGACGATATCCATCTCAGCCTGCCCAACTCCGACAGTCTCGATAATCACCAAGCGACAACCGGCAGCAGCCATCACCCTGGCCACTCCGCCGGTGGCGCTGCACAAACCGCCAAGCCTGCCGCGAGTGGCCATGGAGCGCACAATAACCTTGGGGTTGACGGCGTGCTCCATCATCCGGATCCGGTCGCCAAGAAGAGCGCCACCCGAGATGGACGAGGTCGGATCAACAGCAATGACCCCTATGCGCTCCCCCCGACCTAAAAAATGACTGATCAACCGGTTGGTGAGCGTTGACTTGCCCGCGCCCGGAGGCCCGGTGATGCCCAGCACCAGTACCTGATCAAGGGCAGCAGAATCAAGACCTGCCAAGATGGCATCGGCTTGAGGAGCGTGGTTTTCAATCAAGGAAATCGCCCGGGCAATGCTTCTCTGGTCTCCCTGAGCGATCCCGTCAAGGAGCGTATCCGGCGTTACGAGCACAGATCCTCACCTTCGCACCTCTGACAGTGCCTGGCACAAGCCTCACGAAAAGCGGAAATGATAGTCTCGAGCGGACTGCCAGAGGTAAAGATCCCGGCAATGCCAGCCTCTTGAAGCACCACAAAGTCCTCTTCCGGGATGACTCCGCCGGCCAGAACCGGAATATCAGCGGCGCCAATGGTGCGCAAGGCGTCAATCACCGCCGGAAAAAGACGCAAATGGGCTCCCGACAAGGACGAAAGGCCGATTGCCGCCACATCCTCTTGCACCGCCGCCACGGCAATCTCCTCCGGTGTCCGACGAATGCCGGTATAGATCACCTCAAATCCGTGATCCCTCAATGCCCTGGCAATGAACTTAGCACCCCGATCATGTCCGTCAAGACCGACCTTGGCAATCAAGACGCGATAGCGTACCTGATCCGATATGTGACTCATACGTTCTCCTTCCAAGATTACTTCAGCATGAAGTTATCATCCGCACCGTAATGTGGATTCAATTCAATCTGCATGCGCAACAAAAAACAAATTGCCCGCCCTGCTCTCTTTTCTTCAGCCACTCAAACACTCCGCAAAGGCCGCGGCGCAGAAGAGGCCAAAGCGGGTGAGATCCTCCGCCACATGGATGCCGTGGCTGCGAAGAGTATTGATCTTGACCAGGGCAGAGCCTGAATTACCGCTGACAATAGCGCCGGCATGGCCCATCCGGCGGCCCGGCGGGGCGGTGCGGCCGGCAATAAAGGCGACCACCGGCTTGGTCATCTGCTGTTGAATAAACAGGGCAGCCTCCTCCTCGGCGCTGCCGCCGATCTCTCCGACCATCACCACCCCCTTGGTGGCCGGATCAGCCTCGAAGGCGCCC
Proteins encoded:
- a CDS encoding cobalamin B12-binding domain-containing protein produces the protein MSHISDQVRYRVLIAKVGLDGHDRGAKFIARALRDHGFEVIYTGIRRTPEEIAVAAVQEDVAAIGLSSLSGAHLRLFPAVIDALRTIGAADIPVLAGGVIPEEDFVVLQEAGIAGIFTSGSPLETIISAFREACARHCQRCEGEDLCS
- the meaB gene encoding methylmalonyl Co-A mutase-associated GTPase MeaB, whose amino-acid sequence is MLVTPDTLLDGIAQGDQRSIARAISLIENHAPQADAILAGLDSAALDQVLVLGITGPPGAGKSTLTNRLISHFLGRGERIGVIAVDPTSSISGGALLGDRIRMMEHAVNPKVIVRSMATRGRLGGLCSATGGVARVMAAAGCRLVIIETVGVGQAEMDIVSLADLTLLVLAPGLGDDIQAMKAGLLEVADILVVNKMDLPGAEALALDLEMAARTRGVGRRSSVVIAISATENQGIAELGEAIGHKAQGLCQSGEQEKRRRSAMQTEVVDWALELLRPRLAKAVQAGEDLSFGDPRQRARELLLRMGFID